aatgttccaaaaaacTGGCGAATACATCACGCACGAGTTGGCTTCCACGGTGGATGATTACAAACTCGTCGAAAACATGAATCGCGCAATGATGAGTAAGGTTGCGGACATGCGACAAATGTCGCAATCGATTGCAGCAAAAAACACAGAATTGAATCAAAAGTATGAGGAATTGGTAGGTAGATGGCGTCATGTCGGTAACCTGTAGCAAGGGGCTTAtcggaatgttttctttctcactACAGAAACCCCTGCTGCAAAGGATTGACGACATCGAATCAACGGTGGACAAGCTTGAAGCAGCCGCCTATCAGCTGGATTCGTACTCTATTCGTCTAGAAAACAAGTTCAAATCACTTAAAACCAAACAGTAAACGTAGGTTCCGTGTTAGATGatatatttattcattcaacAATACACAAAGTTGAACGACGCGCCGTCGTCAGCCaagaattaatttaaacattattgCTATTATATTAAGAAATATTAAAGGTactgtaaataaaagtaaccCAGAAAGCAATGTCATTAGGTGCTCTAAGCATAACTGTACGAAATACTCACTTTTGGCCACAGTTCGTATAGACCGGACGAGCAGCAATATCTGTGCTTTGGTTGACGTGGGCTCTCCGAATCCTTGCACCTGTGCTGACATACCCCATCCATCTGGGAAAGAtacaaaccatcactttttGTGTGACCAATCGGTTGGAACCTGTGAATAACCGCAGTTTGTTAACTTACATTTGGACAGGAACCGCTCCTCgcttaaaacacacacagcgttCAGAAATAATAACGATGCTTCTACCAACGACCACAAAGTGAACATGGTTGTTCTTTGTGTTCCAAGATTAAATTCACAATGTTtccaattgaaataaatgcacGAATGATCTTATTTCCACCCGATATGTgaggaagttttgttttgatctgTGTTGACAGTTTGCGTGAACGTCATCCAGGAAGTAGAGTTTCGAACCCAGTACTGTAAATGTTGTCAAAAATTACATCGGCGGCTATGACATCTCATGTCGGTAGATTGAAACGATCGTTTGTTCAACGATTGCCACCCAAAAGCCCTTCTTCTGATACTCATTAACGGATTATGCCACTTGGAGGCCCTAGCCGGAAGATAGAAGATCTCCTACTaaaggggtctccaaacttttttCCGGAAACCTCCCGGGCCGTATTGGTTAAAACCATTGTAGCTGGGTACCGTTTACACAGATATTGCGCTCCGTATCCTGTTTCCgaaatttatgcttttcaATGTTGTAGACtataacaataattaataGTTAAACGGTTCAAAAAGGTTACAACTTTATAAATAGGCCGAGGCTGTTCTACCTGTCGATGTGGGAGTGTAAGATAGACAAATCACAAAAGTAGCTTTTCGTAAAactgtaaaaataaatgacaaaTGCTGCTAAGTATATAATATCAATAGCAGAATACCAGAAAGCAGAACAAATGCATGATATACTAGTTCGACGGAGCAGAACCAGTGTTCCCTCTTCTTTTGGATGCTCTCTTCGTGTCAAAAATCAGAAAACGACTTATTGTACAGAATTTTGATTTAACTGACGGAGAAATTTCCGAATAGAAAGAGATGGCGGATTCTTGTCATTTCTTACCATATACTAATACTGTCGATCCAGCTCATTTGTCAGTCTAAGTGTATCATACGGTTACACCATTACAACCCCAGCACCCCAGTTTAAGTTAAAAGCTCGAACATGCTTTTCAAATACCAGATTGCTACATGGTTAAGCACTGGAATTCCATTGAGTCAACCGACAAAAGTTGATAAGCCACTGAGTGTAAGAAATCACTAGTTTAttatataaagaaaaaacacaaaacgtaaTTATGAGCAATagttttattataaatgtTAACGTGCTGGCTATAAACATTACCATCGCGGCTTTCTTGGCGAATCATGTTGATTCCTAATCTAACCATTCCTTCCCACGGGGATATATTTCCGTTTAGTTGATTATAATTGGCTTTCAATGTTTGAACTTCTGCATGCTGTTACATTTTGGCAATGGTTATAGCACTAGTTTTAAACGCTATCGCTACATATACCCGCAAATTACCCATAACTCAACTAGGATGGATACACAATTCAAAGCATTCAACAGTGAGTGTTAAGTCAGTGCGaacaaatgtaataaaattgattgatatAACGCAATGTCTGCACAGCACTGGTGTGCTAAAACAGATCCCCTTTAACAAACGCctgaaaaaatgggaaaagagtAACTGTAACAGTAAAATGACGTATTGCTTTGTTGAAAGAAAGCTTGCTTTGTtgtaagaaaacaacacacacatgaTACAAACGAATGCAATATTGAGTTAAGCCTGTTAGTTGCATCTCATTTGCATACTTGTCGAAGAAGGTGTATTGCAACTTTTTCTACGTGTAAATGTTGCACAGATTGTccaaaatcataaatattataTATGTCTCCACGGTTTCCTCCGTAATATtgcaaaaattgacatttctGTTCATAGGACTCTCCGCCTTACCATACGGTCGGTCGATtaattgttgctttttgtaGTTATACTTCCCCAAAAACTTGATTAATCCTACTTTACCGTAGCTAAAAGCAGTCTTTTGCCTTCGGTGTGCACCCGTCGTTCCATAGTATGCTCTTGTGTATACaagtgtgtgggtttgtgtacgtgtgtttaagaatttaatgcattttgaCGATCGTCGATTGATCGAAAAGTGTTAACCTCAGTGTCACATAATTCCTTGACCATTGCGACGATTCCCAAGAACGTTTCTTCGGTAAGGTATGTTTTCGCGGAAAGTTATCCGCAgagtgttgttgctgtttaatGTCGGGTATAATGAATAATTACTCTAAATGTGACATATAAAGTATACCCTCCAAGGAATTTCCAAATATCATTtctctgtttctttttgtttcctgcaatcgagagagagagaaagagagagaataaGATATGAAAAATAGTTGAATCGTTGTTATATCTTAGGAAAGTTGTtgtaacaacaaataaaatcaaatgatctaaataaacaacatgTACAACAGCATGCAATAATTATGTTCCTGTTCTGTgcatgtatcttttttttgtatgtttttggtGAGAGTTTGCAATCAATGCGCCGAAATTGTCCTTTAATGGGCACAAAGTTAATGGTACTTATAATAAACAACTGGCACAACTACCTAATAATGCTTGTTAACACAGCTTCTAGTTTTGAACTAAAGCATCTATTGggtagcaacagcaacagtattAACAACATCGCAAGACCAAACCAAATGTACAaattgcaacacaaaaaacgcTACAAATTCTACAGCACTTCAGCCTACCGGTACTGCATTAACACCTAACAAAGATTTCACCTGATCTAACCCTAAAAAGATGACACTGTGAAAAACTTTTGTTGTGCATATAactaaattattcaattgtgGCAGAACTCGTgcggggtttttgttttgttaaattattgttgGCTTTTTCCAAAACTTGTTTGTATCAGTAAGCTATTGTATGTAGTGTTTTAGGTTATCAATAAAGATTCTGAGGCGAGTTCATGTGTATTTGTCCTGTTAGGATTTCAGTAACGATTAGATACAACTAACCTCGTACCATATTGGAAAACGATCGCCAATCATTTTACTAGCGTGCAATTTGTTGGTTCATTAATTAAAAAGCTTTCTGTTCATGTGTTCTTGTGGGTGTGTCAGCTGGCTCTATTGGAAAACATATCACCACTCACCATAATTCATAGAGGCCGCTATGTTCCCGTCGCACAGTGCTTTGTCTCTTCCAATGCGCGTTCACAGTGCGGTTGAACAAGCAAAATGTCGtaggaaaaaagcaaaagccgTCTTCTCATCGTCGATGGTGCAGCCAGTTGCTAGGATTTACGTTACGTTTAGGGAAGTTCCGATGTAATGCTAGCCTCTGTTCAGCATTTAGGCAGATTATGGTCAAATGAGAAAAATCACTCATATTGCACctgtttttctgtgtgttgGCAAAATGTTGCTCAAAAGATTAGACCACGAAGGCAACAATCAGATATATGTTACGTTATAAGGCATATACACTATACTAACACACTAATCGACTTGCTTCTTTTCGCATATTTCGTTATTTCAAGCGTTGGTATtctaaaacgaa
This Anopheles marshallii chromosome 3, idAnoMarsDA_429_01, whole genome shotgun sequence DNA region includes the following protein-coding sequences:
- the LOC128715310 gene encoding immediate early response 3-interacting protein 1, with product MFTLWSLVEASLLFLNAVCVLSEERFLSKYGWGMSAQVQGFGEPTSTKAQILLLVRSIRTVAKIPLIFLNIIAIMFKLILG
- the LOC128715309 gene encoding biogenesis of lysosome-related organelles complex 1 subunit 2; translation: MEEEYGVTDSPRKGPTLSTSTSSFEPFDAHDPNLSRLATKMFQKTGEYITHELASTVDDYKLVENMNRAMMSKVADMRQMSQSIAAKNTELNQKYEELKPLLQRIDDIESTVDKLEAAAYQLDSYSIRLENKFKSLKTKQ